Below is a window of Malus domestica chromosome 13, GDT2T_hap1 DNA.
gacgtgcatcattcttcacaacatgattgtggaagatgagtacgattatgaagccgttgatgaatatgagccagacacgatgaacaattcaagaacacgtatatattgtgctcatgacgccaccgatgagcccgtgcaacatgagccattagaaagggatggacgttacaatgaaaggatcatccaacgatatactgcacttcaaaggtcatatatgcacaatgcccgccaacttgacttgatagagcaccagtgggaatTGAGGGGTGCTGACGATACTTAAGTTCATtagtatttgtttttatttggtgtgtttattttattttatgtggtgtgtttttttagttcatttagtgagttgaatgtaattttattttatttggtgtttgtttttatttggtgtgtttattttattttatgtggtgtgtttttttagttcatttagtgagttgaaatgtaattttattttatttggtgtttgtttttatttggtgtgtttttttggtgtgttgatgttattttatttggtgtgtttaaatgTGTTTTGAATAAAGTACTaagttcaataaattggaaacaacataaagtactctattcaatgaataagaaattacaacccgaataagaaattacaacccgaattgattggaaaattatgggttCGTGAATGGATGATAACCATcacctaaccaatttgtggtgctaggatgatcttctcttgtcgTGCTAGGATAATCTTCTCTTgtggtgctaggaccatctcctcttgctctcgcttctcttgcacgcctccttcgcaCCACGTCCGCTTTCTctgacttccaaaaatatttagagtctggagacttcccttctaaaggctccttcataatgtcacgatctcgttcagccattctttcttctcttctatgttccctttcttgccgaagtagttctctttctttctcatcagcttcaaattttctctcaaaagctgcagcttttgcatcctctctagccttatcagcctcaaatttagCCATTTCCCGGGCCAAATTCAATTCACGTTGGCAGGCAAGAtcttccatatactttgcataatcattcttggaagcattaccttttctctttgaagccttcttaccttgaggcctaattggaaaacgggtcgaccccgacgcttgttcaacggggggcgtttcaggcacttcttcaTAATCATCTTCATCATGATCATGCGAGGCATGCTCAGGTGTAGAGTGTAGAGGGGTGCTGTTCATGAAAACTTCTGGACCGACATGCACAACTctaaatttaggacaatctttgacaatattccaacattcaaaccgggtgaatgttttgtttttgcttttggttttggcaccataccaagcttgtgcttgaagttcctacacaaacaaataattataatgagaataggtaacaaataaataattataatgaaagtatgtaacaaataaataatacaaacaaataattataaatgaaagtagctaacaaataattataatgaaagtaggtaacaaataatacaaacaaataaatataatgaaagtagctaacaaataattataatgaaagtaggtaacaaataaataatacaaccaaataattataatgaaagtaggtaacaaataaataatacaaacaaataattataatgaaagtaactaacaaataattataatgaaagtaggtaacaaataatacaaacaaataaatataatgaaagtagctaacaaataattataatgaaagaagataacaaataaataatacaaacaaataaatataatgaaagtagctaacaaataaataatatattgttacctgatccgttaaattttccccacttcgaagattaccactagcttgtgccaaggcgtctctccacgtactaaacgattgactaagtaatttccaacgactggacatcgattctttagttctttgcccacccattttctcaagataattggtatgaataagactccacatttctcgcaactgcatctcattacccgtaatcgagTCATGAGTAACTTGAACCCAACTagtacacaacgcaacatcttcaagaagcgtccaattcgtacctggttgagtagtcattttgttggaaaaaaattggattgaaactttgaaagaaagataggaatgtggttgaaagtagttgagaaaatatgaaattgtggtgtagggtagaagataatgagaaggtatttatagaaaagtaaaatcaaaattttttataatttttcataattttttttcggatttttaagaatttttttacattttttttaaatttttattcacctaattaatctctgccgttggatttaaaaaaatttaaattccaacactccagattgtgccacgtgtcacaacggtaacattttagatttttaaacagttttttcttttttttatataatttacaaaacCTAATAACGTGAACCGTTGATCTTAGATCAAACGGATGAaattaaatgagatttttaaatgttttttaccgttggaaatccaacggtccataaaACATGACCGTTTCAATCGAACAGAcatggggaagccacgtggcttccccaacGGTTACTTTTCAAAACTGAAATCGCGGGCCCCAGCCCTGTTTTTTTGTCGGACGACTCGCGCCCACGCGCGCGTGAAACGCACGCGCCTGACGCAGCCctcgggctctcgggctggcaatCCTCGACGGGCCTGCTCCTCAGGCCTCGCCTGTTGCTCGGGCTTCCATACGCTGGAGCTCATCCCCCCAGCAATTTCTTACTGTTTGATCCACAACCCCCGAGCAACCTCCCCCGCTGGAGGTGCtcttagtgctcctttgaagatttgaggaaatgaggatatgttctccaaaacaccaaaagtttgatgtctctaagtctcttcaccaaggatgtattttgtgaagatgatatggatgacttagggaagaagagattgctagatgtcccttcccttagtggccggcctcttggaagaaaatggagagaaaatgtttcacccaatttcaactagaaaaccctaaatgaaaataaagctataaagttgaatttatacttcattacaagtgagtggcaaacttgtaattaatccaagtttgcccatccaccctaatggccggcctctttgatgttattgggctatttgccctttttttttagttgtcatacaacttaaacataatgggccttttggaccaaaacgcttttgggccccgaaacccaaaaccaacatataagcccaacacgaacctttcgtaaaattaattaactaattaattaatcttgaccattcttcaattaaaccatttaattgcttatccatttcatttgatttcttcacatacatccttactcggtgtacaatccattaggttccaattaacgaggcagtgggcgattgttactcttaacgatcgattgtgaattgaaaccacatttcaattctccctttattgattagtgtttgctaaccattagggcttccacaaaccatgagtgacgcctagcagaatatcatggttacccaagctaagtagaattggttggagaacctatccagttacaactacaatgcaatacggtccttctctaatacaatactcttaatcacattgtttaagtgatagtttgtttcatgtctactatccaatgtgatactttcctatatgattcccttgaatatgatttggaacaaacttcctaagtcatattcatttgctttggccaaagactttagaatcatatcttagagtattctccttccaccatggaaggttagagatcccttgttgtgcattcatatgtctacatgactagatagcttgaccccaacaatgccgtggacactccgatggaatgccgtttgacatgatcaaagatcaaggacctaaccattagacatctatgatgcctcaggtcaaatgactactttgcatattgcaacttttagagttcatacatgacatgtatgttcgaactctcttttgatcgtagttcagtgtactcgattactctttcgagcacctatgtgtttgtcttagtgtccaacaccaaatgacttgagactagtcatactcacgcttgagtcaacataacacatactaaccttagcggattgtcaatgcccaattggcaatcctatggctaggaacgttttaggaatgaacttaagagaatggtctcgataatctaactcacttagatcacttgtctcttagatcaaatacatcccttggattcccttattgcttaaacacatgatacaataaatagtgattaacaataagctttgcccttcattaaacatataaaagtttaatacattaagtattccaaaaagctattacatcaaatgagtggctttgtgggcatacttccaacatgttcaaggcaactctcatttcttcatacaacaatttgtaagtgaagaatcatggcacataaagtgtccatgcccttgtgcttacttctcaagttccttgttcatgtaacaaagaaaacaagcacTAATATTTGCattaactaagagttgttcaaagcaactcttatttcttcatacaacaatttgtaattgaagaattatgacattaaaagtgttgtcctctttatgatagacttatctaacatgttcttccaatgatacattatcaataggaagattgtgaggatgagactacataggtacatatacaagccattaaagacaatctatgggattgtagtaccaaggccagaaactaaagctttcggctttttctttgCCAAGTTTTgcatagcgtttgcaaatatattggtaaataaatacataatgaatataaattgattgattttaacccatttgatccgggtctttaaatcaaatagcaccacccactatttttggcaaattccatatccctcatcggaattcgagagttttggaggaaactcttagtagggtatgggagactcatcattaccaagcccacctcacaatgatatgatgttggctagcatcaataataatgagaaagtacgcttactcatttgcatctcttgcaagtacccatcttatttagCCTCTAGAGattgaagcctcacaatgatatgatgttggctccattgcacttagttaagtcattcccaccatgcaagttcatgtaggggttcaagaacaacctcacaatcatatgatgttgatcattctcgttgcctacacaACATcgtgtatgcatatagaactccttctgagtgtaagcacacactttgtactcccccatgatagggtgaagtccgTACaagagtcacaaacgatcggagcctaccacggtggaagaccacaaaagagtgttcaaagcactctcacgcttatcaacttaataatggtttggttgagggttttaggtctcatcacatataagcatgcattttaatcataccaaaacaatttggtcctattacaactattggtccatgtgattgatttagttgtatatgatactcccactatgcttgtaaaacggtttttaaagcaagagtatatggtactactaaaataaggtttgcattcattgatggactatatagttgccttagggccttaggatgactatgaacctttgattcgatccaacacgagcctagtgttgaatctcggtctagggatggtgattgattttagttacgcatttaatcacattaaggcatgttttcttattgggc
It encodes the following:
- the LOC139190684 gene encoding uncharacterized protein, whose product is MTTQPGTNWTLLEDVALCTSWVQVTHDSITGNEMQLREMWSLIHTNYLEKMGGQRTKESMSSRWKLLSQSFSTWRDALAQASGNLRSGENLTDQELQAQAWYGAKTKSKNKTFTRFECWNIVKDCPKFRVVHVGPEVFMNSTPLHSTPEHASHDHDEDDYEEVPETPPVEQASGSTRFPIRPQGKKASKRKGNASKNDYAKYMEDLACQRELNLAREMAKFEADKAREDAKAAAFERKFEADEKERELLRQEREHRREERMAERDRDIMKEPLEGKSPDSKYFWKSEKADVVRRRRAREARARGDGPSTTREDYPSTTREDHPSTTNWLGDGYHPFTNP